Within the Desulfonatronum thiosulfatophilum genome, the region CAGGGCCTTGTTGACCATGCGAATGGTGCCGTTGGTGTCCACCAGCAACAGACCTTCCTGCATGACATCCACGATTTTGCTCCAATGTGCGTCAAAGGGGAAATATTTCGTGTCCTGGCTGTCCAGACAATCTTCATCATCCCCGTATGTTCTTAATTGCATGAAAACTCCAAGTTTTGGTGCAAAAATTCGAGACCATAAAGCCGGCAAAGACATTTGCATGACGTAAAACAGGTAAGCCGGATTCTGGCGAGTAGTTTACTACATGTGTGATAATCGTATGCGACATGATTAATCACCTGTCAATCCAAAACACGCCAACAAGAGGGCCCCCCGCTTCATATCGGAGCAGAATATTCAATTAATAAAAAAAGATAGCCTATTCACTCAGAATGGCATACATTCTGCAAAATGGTTGTAAAAGCAGATCCGGAACTCATCCTCATGCAACTTAATCCACCACCATAAAATCAAAGGAGCTAGCAATGAAAAAGCAGACACTGATGGGAATCGCAACGGCAGTCATTTTGGCTTCATATGTCGGCATTTCCGTGGCCAGCGAATTCGGCAACGCCCGGAAGGGACGTTTCCTTTACCGCCAAACCTGTCGGCCGTGCCACATGGAAAACCCGGTTGGCGAAATTCCGGCTCAGTATCTCGGACCGGATTCCAAAACCCAGGCCGAGTGGAAGCAGGTCTTCGAAAACTACACCGAACTGCCCTGCGCCGGACACTGGGGA harbors:
- a CDS encoding c-type cytochrome — its product is MKKQTLMGIATAVILASYVGISVASEFGNARKGRFLYRQTCRPCHMENPVGEIPAQYLGPDSKTQAEWKQVFENYTELPCAGHWGELSDQDRMDILQYVHDGAQDSPTPAKCG